The genomic DNA AGTTTTCTAATaagcatttgaaaaataattgtttttcaaattaatatgaaaaaaaatattttctacataAAGATGAATTTCATTGTCTGTTGCGAAAAtctgcattttttaaatttaaaataagatttaTTCTATATTTGCTTATCAACAGattaatcatttattatttcacaATGTTTTAGATACGAAACTGGCAACAACATTATCGCCGAAGAGACTGGATTCTTGAAAAATGTAGGCGAAGACAATAGGGAAGCTTTGGTTCAACACGGCTCTTACACTTACACTTCACCTGAGGGACAACTCATAACTGTTGAATACACAGCTGATGAGTTTGGATTCAGAGCTACCGGAGATCACATTCCAACCCCACCCCCAGTGTCTCCTGAAATTCAAAAAGGACTCGACCTCATCTACGCAGGAATCAAAGCCAACCAAGTGAGTAATCATCATGTTCgataaacattatataatgtatgtgaTTCCaagtattaaatttgattttaaattattttcaggaACGTCAGGTTTTGGAAGAGAAGGCAAACCCAGAAGCTTACGCCAAGAAGCAAGCTGATAGAGCAGCTTTAGACTATTCCGGGCAATATTACCAACAATAAGATAAAAATTCGTTGGTACGAATTGATTGCCATCTCTTCTAGTAATAtcgttattaatattattattattttatatccaaaAAATCTATCGTACACTTCGTCTGAATATTCGCAttgtattataatcattataattcATTTGATGtatgataatattattatatgtataatcctTCATTAGGAATACTTGGAaaaaatttgtgtatatgtattatattattatttttgccaattatatTAATTGGCAAATTCTATCAAACGCTCATCGTCTTGCACTTTGTTTAATAACATgacttgaatttaaaaaatgccTATAATTTTAAGGCCGATTCTAAACATGTGATCtatccttttattttatattattttgtattgtgattgtataatttgaaggtataaaaataaatcgtgAAATTATAatgttgtttgttttttattttaccaatctttaaattataacataatattatgttttttaagaaattaaataaaatagagacATCTCTAGCAATTTTCCGATACTACATACAACGTTTTTagtttctttcaaataaaatatgtaaattttacattCAAAACATTGTACCGATCAATGATTTAATAGAATTATGAATGTGAAtagtttttaaatgtaaatttgttGCGTTCCAATGATGCCATTCAAGTTGAGTAATTATTACTAATTTGACACCTTTGGCTCAAAATTgctgttaaatatttataagaacGTTTCCACTTTCACTTACAGATCTGTGAACAGGAGagagtattttttttcgtttaaattatttagtataatatcagaatcttaaaaaaaatatagcaaaaagaaataatattcatattttttattacgatttagcttttttaaataaacattttgatACTGATAAGAAAGTGTCTTATAAAAAATtgcttttgttttctttttatattattaaattaaaattgatatataaagatatatgtacttttgtaATTGAACACTTAAAGTTGTGCACTTAAGTCAAAAagatcatattattattttcctagaAACTTTACTCTTGctctattaaaatataataatattattgctattcaaaaataaatctacTATTCATAGCAATTCTAAAGACTACACATCTGAATGAATTGATCCGTTGATACCATTTCTTCTTTTAACTTTAACTATATTTTTACAATCATACTCACcttcaatgtcaaatttattGTGTTAAAGATTGCAACTAAATTGATCTAAACGCTTTTTgtttttcataaattatgttcacaatacatcttaactCCGATCTAATAGCTAATGATCCAgttatcattatctattttacacattatttttttattgatatttatagtattgtgtatttgacttttaaatgcttttattattactaaattatttttacaatacatcttatatctattttaacagcTACATACTAATCTATtaatcatttttgattttacaattttattttaattttttgttagtaatttatatgtaatattatattattttaatgttaatgtacggtataataggaaaaagagctcaaaaccctattacaattcttaaaaacgctcataataaattttatacataatattaactaaacacTCTATAAAGTCGACGATATAAAGCAGACtgtgcttaggtaatctgtaAATCTTATTGTAATTACAGATACTCTTGAGAAAGTTTTATAGTATGGTTATGAATGACCAATGACATGCTATTTTAATTATGGAATGctaaattgattgattgtatttatatgtaatattatattattttaatgttaatgtacagagcataataggaaaaagagctcaaaaacctatttacaattcttataaacctacattttaaacataatattaactaaagactctgtaaagtcgacgatctaaagcagatagTGTTTAGATAAACTGTGTTTATAGGTACATGAAGGGTTTAGACATGTTGTTGTAATCacagagactcttcacaagtgtaatAGTATGGTTATGTATGACTAATGGCATGCTATTTTAGGATTATATTCTTTTCTGGTTAGTTTACATGGATATGTTCTAATTGTTTATGTATACAAGTtgatataagtattatatacaaGACGTTAATGCACTAAGTCACATACATAAGTGTGTTCATACTGAAAATATCTAATGGACTGGTTgcatttagctcgatgacaccGCTGATGCAATTTGTCAATCTGTCAGTGCATTGAGACGCATCCATTGGTATTTGATCATATTCCAATTATACGAGCGTTCACCTTGACAAGTGAATGCGTAAGCGTAAAGCATGGTTCGACAGGACGAACGAGCCACTTTCCTGAGATTGGCCATGTCGCCACGACTTCGCCATTAGGCGTTATTTCTAGGATAGTCCTCGTGGTATTCCGTGTAAAAGTCACCCGAGATGTACAAGTATGGCGGCCATTTAATGCcaaacaatgaaaatttatagGCGTCCGACCTCTTGCTTAATCATAAATTTCCAATCCGCAATTTTCCCATTGAAAAGGCTGTCTTCGATCGATCAGACCGCTAAATGCTCGATCGATCAACTCGCAACTTGTTCACACGTTGTCGCCGAAATCATATGAGAACCACTTTCAGTTTCATTTCCCTGCTGAATTATACTCGAAAAAAGATTCTATTTTAGAGAAGAAAAGACTATATTTtagttgtttttaatttttctattacttgatatgacattgattttgatttttatatgctttttattattactaaattatgttctcaatacatcttatatccattttaatagctactgatctactgataattttctattttacaatttaaatttaattttgttagtaatcatatattattctaatgttaatgtacagcataataggaaaaatagctcaaaaacctatttacaattcttggtcaagtttgtaaatttgcagcattttatgggattcaaaaaaaaaactcgagattttgcgagaaaatgggtaaggttgcccatttgctggaaccgtttcaatgaagatcatgaaaaattggcaaactctgataggaaacggtcaacctggagtcaaaaatccaaggtctggccagtaaaaACCAGTTGGATTTgaaaccgtgaccactttgttcagagcattatatgctaacctgCTTATTATACtggtattaaataaattaaatataggaAATACTATTagttattactaacctcttcttagttcggaaacgattttgtcgtgtgacgaagtttggattcttattcgatcgtttacaattcttataaatgctcataatacatctaatatgtacattatattaattaaagactctctaaagtcgatgacctaaagcagattgtgtttaggtaatctgtgtttataccggaagggtatagacattttgttgaatctactggttagtttgttagtaatgtctataacaaacgaaatattatttatggcgtgtggttttttcaagttactatatatgggtgtattataaattatttttagggatttattttgtattatttggagcttggaaatgtaagtattcgaggcgttattccatacaggtaaagcatatgttaataatggtaatatgagtgcgcgatataattttattttattttgagttgataaaaaactatggcgattaaatattaggtatattgaggatataccaaGCAATGACTTGTATTTCGCTctctcaatgtgaggtgcccatctcattattcTTGATATAACatgatcaaatttttatttatgtgttctaaatatttaatatacctacatatatactcaatAGAAAGGATTCCAAACAGTGCTAGCAAATTCCAGATGACTTTTTTCAAATGTAGTATTATGTAGTTTAACGGCcttggatagtctaaaaatgaaTCCCAAATTCATATATgccttgcttattattaaatcaatatgaaaacggAAATATAATTTACTATCAAGTAAAACGCCAAGGTCTCTCACACGATCAACCCTAAGTAATTGATTAgaatttataagaaaattaaacaatctatgggatgtataatatgtaagtctAAATTCTAGAGAATGAAACGTGGAAACACTTGATAATATTGAGAAATAACTGATTTTTAATGCAGTAATTAGCGAAGGACATTTATGTagctatgaatatttaaaataattttaaataggatttttagatttttatctTATCTGTATACGAAGTATCAAAAAGTGAGTTTCCACGATCACACGTGGGAAAATTCTtaaacactaacattaaaataaacgtAAACTAAACAACAagacaaataatttataaaatacatagataatgatcagttactattaaaatagaacatattaattttattgtcaaaatatgaacaattgaattttattttgaacaataaaaatcattattgtattataaaatgtattatgaacaatcaaaatcttttaaaaattaaattttcaattaagagATATAGAAATTTGGTATATTGTATCATAACTTTGAGCGTGTATGGTTTTTTAAATGATCTAATTCCGAGATCATTGTCTTACAAAACTTttctaaataggtttttgagatctttttcctattacgctgaacatattaacattataataatataatactatgattattaacaaaattgaattaaaattgtaaaatagaaaatgatcagtatatacgtagctattaaaatatatataagatgtattttgaacataatttagtaataataaaaagcatttaaaaatcaaaatacaaaacTTTTCGATGAAGCAAATTTATCAACTtcttaattcaaataaaaagtaaatatataaatgacgaTTGAATCTGTAAACGTGATTTACAATTGATTAAATATTCCAGTATCTGCAATAGGTTGATATTAAAATTCGTAATAAATATTGATagttatataaattcataactattatattataatcttacacttacacatattatatgtctgtatgtatgaataaaaatagcaaacaatattaaatattatattaaaaatttggaaTAACATGCGTCATATCTCTCAAGCTGAgatgttaaaatattattaaaaaaaaattaaacaacttTCAATCCTACATATTTTCGAATGAacgaatttgatttaaaattttcaatatatttaaaaatattatcacgTTGATTCAACTATTTTATAGTTGTACGTTAGAAATTAATTAAGTGTAATCATATGATGTTAACCTATACTTAGCGTATTTGAGCAATCGCAATATTGGCAAACGCAAGATGTACTCTATAATACCTCTTAATAAATTTTCCccgtttgaaaatattcaactGGTTAAACTTTCAACACTGCCGTTAATTTTGATATtacttacatacttaaaaaaaacacacacatatgtggGTATTTAACGAATGATATACGACGGTGGTAAAATTTAAACTCATCCAATATTAAACTTGTTGTGGTCGTATTTTACGATGAGGATATTGCGAACTCGACTCGTTCCGATTGAGATGTTTACGATTGCTCTTCGATGCAGATAAATTTAAGAGTTTTTTCGGTCTCGAGACAATATTGAAGATGGTTTTATAAACTCTATCTACTATAGAGAGTTAATGGTATTTAGAATGACGCCACGACTTCAACCTTTTGAGGAAATATAATAAACTTACCGATGGTAAATCCCACACTTACGATAGATACCTACTGATTCATTCTAAAACCGCAAGCAAAAAATAGCAATCGATTCGATAAACAAGAATTCTAAAAGGGGTTTAAATACACTGAgcaaaaaatatcacatttttacTTATGTACCAGAACGGATACTAtttaatctttactaaatttaacccattgaatttaaatatgacaatattttttgttggctTATTCTCGTTTAACAGATATGAGCgattaaaaatatgtagaattttTACAGGTTTTTTACTTTTGCaatctttaattcaaaaatagtccgatgttttttctatcgattgtgattttttattgctttaaaatacgtataattaattatctaactaattttaaaaatcaaaaatatatataattttttatgcatttcttttCCGTAATACTATTAGGTCATTTcgataatttttcactttaaaaatcatttaccgctcgaattagtacgtttaaaataaatgaaaaaatctgacataaaaaaccaatccttataaacgtgataaagtgaaaaattagcgaaatttGCTCATAATattgcgaaaaaaatgtatatatttgacttttaaaatttgctggATAATTTGATGTAAGTATTTcaaggcaataaaaaataataatatatagaaaaaagatcggaatattgattccaatagtcatttttggcatagcaatactagatttttaattgaagactgcaaaagcatttttttaaacgagagaaagccaacaaaaatcattgtcatattcgaaataAGTGGGTCAATTTTAATCAAGATTGataagtaatattttttgttgctcagttgaTATTGATGCTGGAATTTTTCCTTCGTTAACAAAATATTTCTCAGCCTagatatttgattttgaaattattatacacTATATGTTAGAATGTATCTAAATACccatataatatgaaaacaataattttattattcgttCTCATCGAACGATTTGCAATTTTGTCCATTGtctaaattttcattcaaatacaCATTCCATATAAGAAAATtccacatttaaaatttattcacaaGAATATCGCGTTACTATGAATACAAAATATCAATcttatgttgaaattttttaaatatcttataTCAAACATTAGATCGGAAAtacaattgtttaaaatgatATCGACGTTTTTCTGTGGCATTTGAAAACTTTCGTGATAACAATCAATTAAGGGTAATACTTAAATGTGTAATTATGTCAACATTTCTGTGAATTACCCAAAAATTTACACGATTACCGTGTGAAACcattcgaaataaaaaataccagTTGTATTGTTTTCCTGAACGATCACCGGTGCTCCAAGTGTATACAATTCGCAACACAAAATgagatttaaatttcattttaatatcgtTCAAaacttatctatgtacatattcttatattcattcaaaaactaTACCTTTATAACacgtttttcatttaaaatacagAAGACAGTATGCGGAAAAACTCTGATACAAATTTGTTAATATGATTATCGACCTTGACATTTGTATTCcacaaatatatgtttatttttttactccaTAGCAATAAACTCGCAATCGTAATAAGGCATAATAAAAGTAGGCAACGCCAAAACGAGGCATcccatatattttttcttcgtCAATGAATAAATAACTGTGTGAAAGAGAACGCCGtgcaataattaattttgacaTTTGCGCTAAAACCCATCGCATACTTCGACGCGGATAATCTcgaatgttatattttaattaagttttgTTTTTTCTTATACAATCGTTTAGTAAACATTCGCGCAATGcatactatcattaataaacTAATTTAGTATTCGGTGTTGCCAATAATTGAATCATAAATCTATTGgagaattaatttaaaataagtaacAATTTTAAGGTCGTGTAATTTTGTTActaaaaatttatgatttatacaTCAtacttagatatgtacatacatttttatttgtagaaTGATTTTATCACGAAATTACAAACATAATTGTTCTtagtataattatacatatatagctatcAATCAACAAAAGTCTTATTCACAGAAATAGTATATATTCAGCTTTGAAAGAAGTGTTTCGAATCCCgattaaaaaatgatatttaatttatataagttCGTCCCCATTTTTATAGGTATGTAAATAACGTTTAACAGGCATGAACTATCACTTCTTGATTTTTTCCCCTTTTTAAATTCATCTTCATTTCAcggttttgaaaattttccagtacataatttatgtaaatcttaGCTATAGAAAAATTACAGCAAATTACAGCAATAGAAGAGGAatttgtatgaacatatgtatacatatatatgtatatatatcaaattttattgaaaggAAATTCGCATGCATAAGTTGAAGACTAAAATTCGCCGTAAAAGAGGAAATTTAAACCTTCAAAAATAGGATCAACtcattatatacctacatatgtatattgttctaACATACGCATAGAACTATTTTAATAGTAAATTTTATGCagataatgcaaaattttagaTGATAGCAATATATTTGATCCACAACTACCACGATccattacataaatttttagtacgaattaaaattgaagaaaaataaaaataatacaaaatatgtaagAACTTTTACGatgttttttaaatgtatgtagattaaataaaaaatgtaaacatttagcataataaaaatgattttagttTCACAAAGACGACgttaatcataaataaaatctgAATCGAATCCACTATAATTCTTTTTTAATCATGGACTTTTCACACATATAacacgtattttttttcaatcgcatATTTTCCATACTTTAATTAGCATAGCGCTAATTGAGGTTCGCATGCACGCTATGGCCCAGCCCGTGGCCTTTTTGCTACTggcattttgtttttgttttattttagtaaaaagTCCCCGCTTTGACACAAACACCATCTTGTGCAATCGGGATTAGCCGCTGCGCACATACACACAAAATTGCGCTTCTAATGCCAACCAAGTGCAAACACAATGACGACAAAGTGGGGGGCAAATAGAAATCCGAAGATCAAAGGGTTAGGCAGAAGTATAAATACACAAGATAGCACCGAATGTGCTGGTAATTTTGCAGCCAGTGTTCGCCGGGTGCTGAAGCGGACACATATTCGTGCTTTTTGTTTTTAACCGCTAACTTTGAACCGTCCGGTTAACTTTGAACCGATCGCTCCGTTACTCCAACCAACATGAAAACGGTTCGTAGTCTTCGCACATCAGTGTGCTTGTCTGATTTACTATTGCTAATGCTGTTTTTTGTACGATGTTTCAGTTTTTTGCTTGGGTCGTATTGGCAACTGTCACTTATACCAGTGCCCAAAAATCAGATCAGATTCCAATATTGAAGTATGAAAATGAAGGTGTCAATGCAGATGGTAGCTATAAATGGGCGTAAGTTTCTTCTCAACGAAAATAAACTAGTTGAAAGATATCTTGATTATTGCCCACtttaacatattattattagCACAATGAATACTCATCTGTTTTCCTCATtcatttatattgatattataatgaaaagatatcttcatatttttatatatgtacatattatatatttttgaaataagttaataaaaattttgctattacatacctatagatatacatatattacgctACGAtccatttttacaagcttttttactatacataataatataagcgTGAGTATATGAAGGATAACATTTACTTGTAATTTGAAAGGTTCGAGGTTTAAAAGCAATTTAttggtcattaattttataatgttgctgataaaattttaaccacacgcaatgaatttttatttacgatTTTGTCATATAGAAAGTCCATACAATATTAAGATCACCaaattatctaaatattttatatatagagggatttaatttcttcaaaaaacTATATTTGgaaacaataatttaaaatgagagCAATTTACAATGACAAAATCTGACTTATGAAAAGCATTCCATTTTTTGTCGAAAATTTTTCTCATGCCTTTCATTATTCCATGTTGTTATAAAACTATTCTCAAATTAACTAAAAACTCCACACATCATGTGCATATTTGGATATTTCTAAATTTGCATAAGTACTCTTATGTACATGGATTTATCAAGCTTGTGGGAAAATATTGAACTTGTAGATACTTAAATCAATTACACAATTTCAGATACGAAGCCGGTAATGAAATTGCCGCAGAAGAACAGGGCTATTTGAAAAATCCTGGCAAGGAAAACGAAGAAGCACAAGTGGCCCAAGGAAAATTCTCTTACACGGCTCCTGACGGCTCGAAAATTAGCCTTACTTATATAGCCGACGAGAACGGATTCCAACCACAGGTAAACGTTTATTCATTGTTATATTGCACGAAAATAAACGGGATCATTAAAATTTCGAGCCTTCGTTGAAAATTGCACACTCAATTGCGTTTATTATTAgcacatataaaatttcagccGGTAATAAGCTCGATGATAAGTCGACTATGTATTTGACGTCGTGATTCCGTGCAATTTCGCAACAACGCCTATCGACAATCTGATGTAAAGACGTTTGCGCTGTAAAAAGCTATTCATCAGTATAAATCATCTTACCTTGACAAGTATTATTGAGCTCATTATGATGCTTCAATACATATTCATTCACTTTCATTATGTACACTGCCAAAAATATTGTGTAAAATTAGAGACACGAACGAGCGGATCCCCGCGAAACCCAGATCTGATTATCTAATCCAACGTTATGTAAGACGATCGtgattttatttgatcattcGGAAGCTTTCTTGACATTAGAAAAAGTAATAATGGAAACGTTTGCTTCTTTTATTGACCTCTCGTAACACTACGAACTATGGAACTTTACCAACATGTGACGAAATATTTCGCAGAAAGGTCAAAGAGAGAGCACTTATCGGCTAGAAGGCAGACGACCCCGATACGTTCCACTTCCTCGTAGTTAACTCGAACGTTATGACTCTTAAATCaattaagtatgtatacataaagaTAATCTTGAAAACGTGCcgaaaataaacattataacTGTTTATTATGCGCGATTTAGTGTTATTTTCACACTTCGCAATTTCGAAATTcatatggattttttttatagttgcaaactcattaaaatttattgatatCTATCCAAAAAGgacctatttattttattttatatggacCATAGTGCTATTCTGGATGTtttgaatttatgaaaaaaaatataacttaaCTCAAATTTTATTTGCTGTTAAGTGTCTTGATTTTGACACCTTAAAAGCTCTAATGTCTCAGGTTTCAATCAAcagtattatttattcaatattgtaTCATAtgaattgtaatttaaaatcaaacgtTATATTGGTTTGTATCTATGCTATTTATTAGAAAATcgcaaaaaattgaaaatccgaAAGTGACATCTATATATTGCTTTGATAatactgtatttttttataggatTTCATtcaatgaatgatttttttttttttgaaaataagcaCTCTCAATTTATAACACATTATATTGTAgtgcatttgaatttaatattgtcctacattttatatattataattacataatgATTATAGTAAAAGTGTTTGTTTCATCATTTATGTCTtaaagtacatacgtacatatatgcacttatgtacttacaaaaatacgaataaatatgaataaaaaagtaatttccCTTCCggttatatacctacatatgtactaacgtTGCTACATTCGAATACCAGTATCCATATAAAAGAAACATAACACTTTCCCGC from Arctopsyche grandis isolate Sample6627 chromosome 1, ASM5162203v2, whole genome shotgun sequence includes the following:
- the LOC143923230 gene encoding uncharacterized protein LOC143923230, with protein sequence MKCFILATVVLAVMCNAQQQQRRNQKQYDQQQRQFEQPKQYDQQPQPTDQDFRQPIQVAEFKAQQEYRPAPPPQEFRQGAAQQHAEEYRPKNSLETTTWIPIIHFDKEQETDGSYKTSYETGNNIIAEETGFLKNVGEDNREALVQHGSYTYTSPEGQLITVEYTADEFGFRATGDHIPTPPPVSPEIQKGLDLIYAGIKANQERQVLEEKANPEAYAKKQADRAALDYSGQYYQQ
- the LOC143923249 gene encoding endocuticle structural glycoprotein ABD-4-like; translated protein: MKTFFAWVVLATVTYTSAQKSDQIPILKYENEGVNADGSYKWAYEAGNEIAAEEQGYLKNPGKENEEAQVAQGKFSYTAPDGSKISLTYIADENGFQPQGAHLPTPPPIPPAIQKALDYLKTLPPNHEDQAASNIHPQIYKPRGRF